Proteins co-encoded in one Thermomicrobiales bacterium genomic window:
- a CDS encoding creatininase family protein, whose product MRTVRFEEMFPWEVARAIADAPICYLPLGVLEWHGEHSAVGLDGIKAHAVCEAAARRSGGVVVPTLWWGSDEREDLEDATYLTGGIERGERYHVPGSMFWIRPEVFRDLLLDMYEAMRRRGFRAIVVVAGHWSPHVYLPTVRGAGEEFLSHHPDTRWLLVTDQEVVPDLHYPYEHAAGGETSLLMAIRPDLVDLEKALATDGSLAAYYAGEPRHVARRQTTPHKYIGLFTGAEDDSNDPVLTSSAERGRALLLAISERIAEQAVALLVDARSSSTQGRSA is encoded by the coding sequence ATGCGCACGGTCCGGTTCGAGGAGATGTTCCCGTGGGAGGTGGCGCGGGCGATTGCGGACGCGCCGATCTGCTACCTGCCGCTCGGGGTGTTGGAGTGGCACGGCGAGCACAGCGCGGTTGGACTCGACGGGATCAAAGCCCACGCCGTCTGTGAGGCAGCGGCGCGGCGGTCGGGTGGCGTCGTGGTCCCAACACTCTGGTGGGGCTCAGACGAGCGCGAGGACCTGGAGGACGCGACCTACCTGACCGGTGGCATCGAGCGCGGCGAGCGCTACCACGTCCCCGGCTCGATGTTCTGGATCCGGCCCGAGGTGTTCCGCGACCTTCTGCTGGACATGTACGAGGCGATGCGCCGGCGCGGCTTCCGGGCCATCGTCGTGGTCGCCGGCCACTGGTCGCCGCACGTCTACCTGCCCACCGTTCGCGGCGCCGGCGAGGAGTTCCTGTCCCATCATCCCGACACCCGCTGGCTGCTCGTCACCGACCAGGAGGTTGTCCCGGATCTGCACTACCCATACGAGCACGCGGCCGGAGGCGAGACATCACTCCTCATGGCGATCCGGCCGGATCTCGTCGACCTCGAGAAGGCGCTGGCGACCGACGGCTCGCTGGCGGCGTACTACGCCGGAGAGCCGCGGCACGTTGCGCGGCGGCAAACGACGCCCCACAAGTACATCGGCCTGTTCACGGGGGCCGAGGACGATTCGAACGACCCAGTGCTGACGTCGAGCGCGGAACGAGGGCGGGCGCTGCTGCTGGCTATTTCGGAGCGCATCGCCGAGCAGGCGGTGGCGCTGCTGGTGGACGCGCGGTCGTCCTCGACTCAGGGCCGGTCAGCATAG
- a CDS encoding YetF domain-containing protein — protein sequence MFQLDLRTLGEILVRTTAVYAVLLALLRLAGKRELGQMSVFDLVVVLIVANAVQNAMVGPDTSLNGGLLAAGWLIALNWGVGRLGLRYDWLGKRISGSPTMLVWEGKPLLDHLRREGVAMGELEMAAREHGVEKVGDVKLAILESDGTISIVTRDIPVRHTRHRVRGRKPRG from the coding sequence ATGTTCCAGCTCGACCTGCGCACCCTGGGGGAGATCCTCGTGCGGACCACCGCGGTCTATGCGGTGCTGTTGGCGCTGCTGCGGCTGGCCGGCAAGCGCGAGCTGGGGCAGATGAGCGTGTTCGATCTCGTCGTCGTGCTGATCGTGGCCAATGCGGTGCAGAACGCGATGGTCGGGCCGGACACGTCGCTGAACGGCGGGCTGCTGGCGGCAGGCTGGCTGATCGCGCTCAACTGGGGGGTGGGCCGTCTTGGCCTCCGCTACGATTGGCTCGGCAAGCGGATCAGCGGGAGCCCGACGATGCTGGTCTGGGAGGGCAAGCCGCTGCTGGATCACTTGCGGCGCGAAGGGGTGGCGATGGGGGAGCTGGAGATGGCGGCCCGCGAGCACGGGGTCGAGAAGGTGGGCGACGTGAAGCTGGCGATCCTCGAATCGGACGGCACGATCAGCATTGTGACTCGGGATATACCAGTCCGGCACACCCGCCACCGTGTTCGAGGGAGGAAGCCGCGTGGCTGA
- a CDS encoding AI-2E family transporter, whose protein sequence is MAERSGPRRPASITVTISRRTILLVLAIVTAVWVVMHLVNVLIVVFSAILLATAIDAPVGWLQRRGVPRSAGVLAMYGLVVGILGGVVALLVPLVSTEVASVQEALPGWTKRLEEFVNRVRPAGAAEANLSFENVSTRLSTHLETVARTLTSVSLAAGHVLVLLLITFVAAYYLAASPGGGAYVIRRFLPRDHQPRATAIASAVRDRIGGWVRGQVLVAGTFGLGMGIGLWLIGVPFAVSLGVVAGVLELVPYVGGAVTLLLALPLALTVGWPHAIGVLALYTVLVNVEAHVLSPWYVGRAVHLPPVVVLIALLAGAELAGFIGILLAIPAIVVIWAVMDALWPEPEGRGTGGEGDEG, encoded by the coding sequence GTGGCTGAGCGATCCGGGCCTCGCCGGCCGGCCTCGATCACGGTCACGATCTCGCGCCGGACGATCCTGCTGGTCCTGGCGATCGTCACCGCTGTCTGGGTGGTGATGCACCTGGTCAACGTGCTGATCGTGGTCTTCTCGGCGATCCTGCTGGCGACGGCGATCGACGCGCCGGTGGGCTGGCTGCAGCGTCGGGGCGTGCCGCGCTCGGCCGGCGTGCTGGCGATGTACGGGCTGGTCGTCGGCATCCTCGGCGGAGTCGTCGCGCTGCTGGTGCCGCTGGTGAGCACAGAGGTCGCCTCGGTGCAGGAGGCCCTGCCGGGTTGGACGAAGCGGCTGGAGGAGTTCGTCAATCGCGTCCGGCCGGCCGGCGCCGCCGAGGCGAATCTCTCCTTCGAGAATGTCTCTACCCGGCTGTCGACGCATCTGGAGACGGTGGCGCGGACGCTGACGAGCGTCTCGCTGGCGGCCGGCCACGTGCTGGTGCTGCTGTTGATCACCTTCGTTGCCGCCTACTATCTGGCTGCCTCGCCGGGCGGCGGCGCATACGTCATCCGGCGCTTCCTGCCGCGCGATCATCAGCCGCGGGCGACGGCGATCGCCTCGGCGGTGCGCGACCGGATCGGCGGCTGGGTGCGCGGCCAGGTGCTGGTGGCCGGCACGTTCGGGCTGGGGATGGGCATCGGGCTGTGGCTGATCGGCGTGCCGTTCGCCGTTTCGCTGGGTGTGGTCGCCGGGGTGCTGGAGCTGGTGCCATACGTCGGCGGGGCGGTGACGCTGCTGCTGGCGTTGCCGCTGGCGCTGACGGTCGGCTGGCCGCACGCGATCGGGGTATTGGCGCTCTACACGGTGCTGGTGAACGTCGAGGCGCACGTGCTATCGCCGTGGTACGTCGGACGAGCGGTGCATCTGCCGCCGGTGGTCGTGCTGATCGCGTTGCTGGCCGGCGCGGAGCTGGCCGGGTTCATCGGCATCCTGCTGGCCATCCCGGCGATCGTCGTCATCTGGGCAGTGATGGACGCGCTCTGGCCGGAACCGGAGGGGCGGGGGACGGGGGGCGAGGGGGATGAGGGATAG
- a CDS encoding PepSY domain-containing protein, with protein MQTRARRWLMGAGAGTLLLLGGAAAGPLTTFAQNAPATPSTQQVTTQKGDTNEQWPNYTGSISVPDTQDNSSTSEADEAAALQHLAKITSADAEKAALAANSGTTVTSSSLGNENGWLVYEVKLSSGVEVKVDAGNGSILATEQADTNESEGAEKGVDHDQLQSQSTNTTDSTPDTGQ; from the coding sequence ATGCAGACTCGAGCACGACGATGGCTGATGGGCGCGGGAGCAGGGACGCTCCTACTCCTTGGCGGCGCAGCGGCCGGCCCGCTCACCACGTTCGCCCAGAATGCGCCCGCAACACCGTCGACCCAACAAGTCACGACGCAGAAAGGCGACACGAACGAGCAATGGCCCAACTATACCGGCAGCATCTCGGTGCCTGACACGCAGGACAACTCGTCGACCAGCGAGGCAGACGAAGCAGCCGCCCTGCAGCACCTGGCGAAAATCACGAGTGCGGATGCCGAGAAAGCCGCTCTGGCCGCGAACTCCGGCACAACCGTCACATCGAGCAGCCTCGGCAACGAGAATGGCTGGCTCGTGTATGAGGTGAAATTGTCTAGTGGTGTCGAAGTCAAGGTCGACGCCGGCAACGGCTCGATCCTGGCCACCGAACAGGCCGACACCAACGAATCCGAAGGCGCAGAGAAAGGCGTCGATCACGACCAGCTCCAGTCGCAGTCGACCAACACGACCGACTCAACGCCGGACACCGGCCAGTAG
- a CDS encoding response regulator transcription factor has protein sequence MRILIVEDEERLAILTRKGLLQEGHAADIAATGEEALDWVAIASYDAIILDVMLPGMDGLAVCRTLRARRVPTPILLLTARGAVEDRVAGLDAGADDYLTKPFAFAELFARLRALSRRPAEPLDPVLTVGDLRLDPTTRRVWRGEQEHTLPNKEFRILEYLMRHPNRVLTRMMIAEHVWDYDFPNLTNVIDVHIRSLRRTIDVPYEQKRIATVRGAGYKLVGDDG, from the coding sequence ATGCGCATCCTGATCGTTGAAGATGAAGAGCGCCTGGCGATTCTGACGCGGAAGGGACTGCTCCAGGAGGGACATGCCGCGGATATCGCCGCAACGGGTGAAGAGGCGCTCGACTGGGTGGCGATTGCCAGCTATGACGCGATTATCCTCGATGTCATGCTGCCGGGGATGGATGGGCTTGCCGTCTGTCGCACATTGCGAGCACGCCGCGTCCCGACGCCGATCCTGCTGCTCACAGCGCGTGGGGCGGTCGAGGATCGGGTGGCGGGCCTCGACGCGGGAGCCGACGACTATCTGACGAAGCCGTTTGCCTTCGCGGAGCTGTTCGCGCGGCTGCGGGCTCTCAGCCGACGGCCGGCCGAGCCGCTCGACCCGGTGCTGACGGTTGGCGACCTGCGCCTCGATCCGACGACCCGGCGCGTTTGGCGTGGCGAGCAGGAGCATACCCTGCCGAACAAGGAGTTCCGCATCCTCGAATACCTCATGCGCCATCCGAACCGTGTCCTGACGCGGATGATGATCGCCGAGCATGTCTGGGACTATGATTTCCCGAACCTGACGAACGTGATCGATGTGCATATCCGCTCGCTGCGCCGCACGATCGATGTGCCATACGAGCAGAAGCGCATCGCGACAGTGCGCGGCGCGGGGTACAAGCTCGTCGGCGACGATGGCTAA
- a CDS encoding ATP-binding protein, giving the protein MAKRVPVRWRLTLWYGGLLALALVGVCGTLYFSLRHELYQALDDGLGREAALVLASVTVDQGQPSLDISAISNPREGEQFLRLTDMSGQPVADTGASLTSDVIASDGLNLALRGVGNLQWVAIDGEQLRVLSEPVRVDGHVIGAIQVGAFGTHISETLELLKLLLVVVVPLALVLASGGGLWIAGRALAPVDRLTRLAAAIAQHGEQNLSRRLTTMMPDDEIGRLARTFNAMLGRLDDAFQQQRRFTADAAHEMRTPLALLQSQLEVAIVQERDPTEDQIVFETLADDLGRLTRITSALLALARGDAGELTITRESIDLAELVELVASQYDARAEEEGVAVVAATSPLTIVGDEDLLIQLLVNFIENSLRYTPAGKQITVGCRPIAQGAQLWVADEGRGIAAEHLPHLFERFYRVVDSRGRSRASGGEHAGAGLGLSICQLIVTAHGGTIEVASTLDLGTTVTVTLPANTPGPDSRFPIPIGIGNRESS; this is encoded by the coding sequence ATGGCTAAGCGCGTTCCTGTTCGCTGGCGGCTCACGCTCTGGTACGGGGGGCTGCTGGCGTTGGCGCTAGTGGGCGTCTGCGGCACGCTCTACTTCAGCCTGCGTCACGAGCTCTATCAGGCGCTCGATGACGGGCTGGGGCGCGAGGCGGCGCTTGTGCTTGCCTCGGTCACCGTCGATCAGGGACAGCCGAGCCTGGATATTTCCGCGATCAGTAACCCTCGTGAGGGCGAACAGTTCCTCCGGCTGACCGACATGAGCGGCCAGCCTGTCGCTGATACTGGCGCGAGCCTCACCAGCGACGTCATTGCGTCGGATGGGCTGAATCTCGCGCTTCGGGGCGTCGGCAACCTGCAGTGGGTTGCGATCGATGGCGAGCAGTTGCGGGTGCTGAGCGAACCGGTCCGCGTCGACGGTCATGTCATCGGGGCAATTCAGGTCGGAGCGTTCGGGACGCATATCAGCGAAACGCTCGAGTTGCTCAAGCTGCTGCTGGTCGTTGTCGTGCCGCTCGCGCTGGTGCTGGCGTCCGGCGGCGGGCTCTGGATAGCCGGGCGCGCGCTGGCGCCAGTCGATCGGCTGACGCGGCTTGCCGCAGCGATTGCCCAGCACGGCGAGCAGAACCTGAGCCGGCGCCTGACGACGATGATGCCAGACGACGAGATCGGGCGGCTGGCCCGAACGTTCAATGCGATGCTCGGCCGGCTGGACGATGCGTTTCAGCAGCAGCGCCGGTTCACCGCCGACGCCGCACACGAGATGCGCACGCCTTTGGCGTTGCTCCAGAGCCAGCTCGAGGTCGCGATTGTCCAGGAACGAGACCCGACTGAGGACCAGATCGTCTTCGAGACGCTGGCGGACGACCTGGGGCGGCTGACGCGGATCACCAGCGCCCTGCTGGCGTTGGCGCGCGGTGATGCTGGCGAGCTCACGATCACACGAGAATCAATCGACCTTGCCGAGCTCGTTGAGCTGGTTGCCAGCCAGTACGACGCCCGCGCCGAGGAGGAGGGGGTGGCGGTTGTCGCGGCGACGTCGCCGTTGACGATCGTCGGTGACGAAGACCTCTTGATTCAGCTGCTCGTGAATTTCATCGAGAATAGTCTCCGCTACACTCCGGCCGGCAAGCAGATTACGGTCGGCTGCCGGCCAATCGCGCAGGGCGCACAGCTGTGGGTAGCCGATGAAGGACGCGGCATCGCGGCCGAGCATCTCCCGCACCTGTTCGAGCGCTTCTATCGCGTTGTTGATAGCCGCGGGCGATCTCGCGCATCAGGGGGAGAGCATGCCGGAGCAGGGCTTGGGCTCAGCATCTGTCAGCTGATCGTCACCGCGCACGGTGGCACGATCGAAGTAGCGAGCACGCTCGATCTAGGGACGACGGTGACAGTCACACTCCCTGCCAACACGCCAGGCCCGGATTCCCGATTCCCGATCCCTATAGGGATCGGGAATCGGGAATCGTCGTGA
- a CDS encoding SulP family inorganic anion transporter, translating into MLSRTPVLVRLWQSEFAGYNRAHFQLDVVAGLTVAAVALPLALAFGVASGSTAAAGLITAIVAGFLIGALSGAPYQISGPTGAMSAVLILVGQKHGLEGIWVAGVMAGLVIFALGVFKLGRIINFIPAPVITGFTSGIALIIFIGQIDNALGIHTEPADTSALKIWGYLTNPLPAVSVQAIVATGIVAATMILLPHVRPVQRVPAALLGISVATALAWSAGWQVATIGAIPRSIILDDRLALTLPNTGMMSDLLGPAIAIAALGAIESLLAGVVAGRMTGTKLAVNQELVAQGVGNIVIPFLGGVPATAAIARISVGVRAGGVTRMVSFVHSFALLAGALALGSVISHIPLAALAGVLMVTAWRMNEWHVIRFYLHRRLKSATGVMLVTMAATVALDLTQAILLGVGLSLLVFLGQVSRLQIVPTEVDWERIRRAGHQIQREVEGMRVVYVSGALYFGAVSQLTETLEALPPSRVLVLSMRGVPMVDVSCVHALEHFWHIQRQRDGVLLITGLQPQVQKLFERTGLVDEMGQGSFFWSADQAIVSAKRQILAQQDATTNEMDLSDEAAMDDMPMGVVPVE; encoded by the coding sequence GTGCTGTCGCGCACACCGGTTCTGGTACGGCTCTGGCAGTCCGAGTTTGCGGGTTACAACCGGGCCCACTTCCAGCTGGATGTCGTCGCCGGGCTGACGGTCGCGGCGGTGGCGTTGCCGTTGGCGCTGGCCTTCGGCGTCGCCTCGGGCTCGACGGCGGCGGCCGGCCTGATCACGGCGATCGTGGCCGGCTTCCTGATCGGCGCTCTCTCCGGCGCGCCCTACCAGATCAGCGGCCCGACCGGCGCGATGTCGGCGGTGCTGATCCTCGTCGGCCAGAAGCACGGGCTGGAGGGCATCTGGGTGGCGGGCGTGATGGCCGGCCTGGTCATCTTCGCCCTCGGCGTCTTCAAGCTCGGCCGGATCATCAACTTCATCCCCGCCCCGGTCATCACCGGCTTCACCAGCGGCATCGCGCTGATCATCTTCATCGGGCAGATCGATAACGCCCTCGGCATCCACACCGAGCCGGCCGACACTTCCGCGCTGAAGATCTGGGGCTACCTGACCAACCCGCTGCCGGCGGTCAGCGTCCAGGCAATCGTGGCGACCGGCATCGTGGCGGCGACGATGATCCTGCTGCCGCACGTCCGGCCGGTCCAGCGCGTCCCAGCGGCGCTGCTGGGGATCAGCGTAGCGACGGCGCTCGCCTGGTCGGCCGGCTGGCAGGTGGCGACGATCGGCGCGATCCCACGCAGCATCATTCTCGACGACCGGCTGGCGCTGACGCTGCCGAACACCGGCATGATGAGCGACCTGCTGGGGCCGGCCATCGCGATTGCCGCGTTGGGCGCGATCGAGAGCCTGCTGGCCGGCGTCGTCGCTGGCCGGATGACCGGCACGAAGCTGGCAGTCAACCAGGAGCTGGTCGCCCAGGGGGTCGGCAATATCGTGATCCCGTTCCTCGGCGGGGTGCCGGCGACGGCGGCGATCGCGCGGATCTCGGTCGGCGTGCGGGCCGGCGGGGTGACCCGGATGGTCAGCTTCGTCCACTCGTTCGCCCTGCTGGCCGGGGCGCTGGCGCTGGGCAGCGTCATCAGCCACATCCCACTGGCGGCGCTGGCCGGCGTGCTGATGGTCACCGCCTGGCGGATGAACGAGTGGCACGTCATCCGTTTCTACCTCCACCGGCGGTTGAAGAGCGCCACCGGGGTCATGCTGGTGACGATGGCGGCGACGGTCGCGCTCGACCTGACGCAGGCGATCCTGCTGGGCGTCGGGCTATCGCTGCTGGTCTTCCTCGGCCAGGTGTCGCGGCTGCAGATCGTGCCGACCGAGGTGGACTGGGAGCGCATCCGGCGGGCCGGCCACCAGATCCAGCGCGAGGTCGAGGGCATGCGCGTCGTCTACGTCTCCGGCGCGCTCTACTTCGGCGCTGTCTCGCAGCTGACGGAGACGCTGGAGGCGCTGCCCCCCTCGCGGGTGCTGGTGCTCTCGATGCGCGGGGTGCCAATGGTCGACGTCTCCTGCGTCCACGCGCTGGAGCACTTCTGGCACATCCAGCGCCAGCGCGATGGCGTGCTGCTGATCACAGGGCTGCAGCCACAGGTGCAGAAGCTCTTTGAGCGCACCGGGCTGGTCGATGAGATGGGCCAGGGCTCGTTCTTCTGGAGCGCAGACCAGGCCATCGTCTCCGCCAAGCGCCAGATCCTCGCCCAGCAAGACGCCACCACCAACGAGATGGACCTCTCCGACGAAGCCGCGATGGACGACATGCCGATGGGCGTCGTGCCGGTCGAGTAA
- a CDS encoding penicillin acylase family protein, whose product MAGSIDRQRLERALPDTSGTVRVGGLDQPVEIVRDSLGIPHVRATSLRDAFFGQGFAHAQDRLWQMVFDRDRAAGRGAALAGKTLLESDSLMRRLDLVASAQADYAAFDDDTRVMLDAYAAGVNAFIDTTATLPVELDLLGVSPAPWQPWDSGAIFKVRHVLMGAWGSKLWRARVLMALGPEAVSELGVRTAEGGIVIVPPGEEYEGAMADLAPLMPGIEALSRMPEAAGSNSWVVGGSRTASGKPLVGGDPHRLLDVPNVYYQNHLTCPEADVIGYSFAGIPGFPHFGHNAQVAWCITHGMADYQDLYVERFRDSDGALEYAVNDEWRPATTRRETIEVRGGDPVEIDVVSTRHGPVVVGAPASGHAITLRYSALDRPNPGFQCLVPQMLATSVAEMDDAMRDWVDPCNNMTMADAGGTIAFLFRGRVPVRNAANGWLPVPGWNDDHEWQGDIPFSDLPRSRDPETSWIGTANNKVVGDDYPYYLGLDYAPPHRALRVTARLAALDGATIDDIEAMHSDCVSIPSRLLVDALAGLALDNPLEIAARERLAGWDGAMNKALVEPAIYAVTREHLTRQVLQRPAASALAPNPYPGEPAAMGPAARLWSQIPGMLRDGDTSLLAEGETWSTPLAAAFSDAITFLRAELGDDIDQWRWEQLHRTRPVHPLAALFPEAAGLLNPPSVTLGGDADTLQCAGTFPGQSYLINGTSVARYAFDTDSWDMSRWVSPLGASGHPGSPHYADQAETWSAVRMHPMPYSREAVDDDAVTTQRLEPA is encoded by the coding sequence ATGGCAGGCAGCATAGACCGGCAGCGACTCGAGCGGGCGTTGCCCGACACCAGCGGGACCGTCCGCGTCGGAGGGCTCGATCAGCCGGTCGAGATTGTCCGTGACAGCCTCGGCATCCCGCATGTCCGCGCAACCAGCCTGCGCGACGCATTCTTCGGCCAGGGGTTCGCGCACGCGCAGGACCGGCTCTGGCAGATGGTGTTCGACCGGGACCGCGCCGCCGGCCGTGGCGCAGCGCTGGCCGGCAAGACGCTGCTCGAGAGCGACAGCCTGATGCGTCGCCTCGACCTCGTCGCCAGCGCGCAGGCCGACTACGCAGCGTTCGACGACGACACCCGGGTGATGCTGGACGCCTACGCGGCCGGCGTCAACGCCTTCATCGACACAACAGCGACGCTGCCGGTCGAGCTGGATCTGCTCGGCGTCTCACCTGCGCCGTGGCAACCGTGGGACTCGGGCGCGATCTTCAAGGTGCGCCACGTCCTGATGGGCGCCTGGGGGTCGAAGCTCTGGCGGGCGCGGGTGCTGATGGCGTTGGGGCCGGAGGCAGTGTCGGAGTTGGGGGTGCGCACGGCCGAAGGGGGTATCGTCATCGTCCCACCGGGCGAGGAATACGAGGGAGCAATGGCCGATCTCGCACCGCTGATGCCGGGCATCGAGGCGCTCTCGCGCATGCCGGAGGCGGCCGGGTCGAACAGCTGGGTTGTTGGTGGCAGCCGGACGGCTTCGGGCAAACCGCTTGTCGGCGGCGATCCACATCGCCTCCTCGACGTGCCGAACGTCTACTACCAGAACCACCTCACCTGTCCCGAGGCGGATGTCATCGGCTACTCGTTCGCCGGCATCCCCGGCTTCCCGCACTTCGGCCACAACGCGCAGGTCGCCTGGTGCATCACCCACGGGATGGCCGACTATCAGGATCTCTACGTCGAGCGATTCCGCGATTCCGACGGCGCGCTGGAATACGCGGTCAACGACGAGTGGCGGCCGGCCACAACGCGACGGGAGACGATCGAGGTCCGCGGCGGCGACCCGGTCGAGATCGATGTCGTCAGCACCCGCCACGGCCCGGTGGTCGTCGGCGCGCCGGCCTCTGGCCACGCGATCACGCTCCGCTATTCCGCGCTCGACCGGCCGAACCCCGGCTTCCAGTGCCTCGTCCCACAGATGCTGGCGACCAGCGTCGCCGAGATGGACGACGCGATGCGCGACTGGGTCGACCCGTGCAACAACATGACGATGGCCGACGCCGGCGGCACGATCGCGTTTCTCTTCCGCGGCCGCGTGCCAGTCCGCAACGCGGCCAACGGCTGGCTACCCGTCCCCGGCTGGAATGACGACCACGAGTGGCAGGGCGACATTCCGTTCTCCGACCTGCCGCGCTCTCGAGACCCCGAGACGAGCTGGATCGGGACGGCCAACAACAAGGTCGTCGGCGACGATTATCCCTACTACCTCGGGCTCGACTACGCCCCTCCCCATCGAGCACTGCGCGTGACTGCCCGGCTGGCAGCATTGGACGGCGCGACGATCGACGACATCGAGGCAATGCACTCCGACTGCGTCTCGATCCCCAGCCGCTTGCTCGTGGACGCGCTGGCCGGCCTCGCGCTCGACAACCCGCTGGAGATCGCCGCGCGGGAGCGGCTGGCCGGCTGGGATGGCGCGATGAACAAGGCGCTGGTCGAGCCGGCGATCTACGCCGTCACTCGCGAGCATCTCACCCGTCAGGTTCTCCAGCGGCCCGCTGCGTCGGCGCTGGCGCCAAACCCCTACCCCGGCGAACCAGCAGCGATGGGGCCGGCCGCGCGTCTCTGGAGCCAGATCCCGGGCATGCTGCGCGATGGCGACACCAGCCTGCTGGCCGAGGGCGAGACATGGTCGACACCGCTCGCCGCGGCGTTCAGCGACGCAATCACCTTCCTGCGGGCCGAGCTGGGGGACGACATCGACCAGTGGCGCTGGGAGCAGCTGCACCGCACCCGCCCCGTTCATCCACTGGCAGCGCTGTTCCCGGAGGCAGCCGGGCTGCTCAATCCGCCCTCGGTGACGCTCGGTGGCGACGCCGACACGCTCCAGTGCGCCGGGACGTTCCCGGGCCAGAGCTACCTTATCAATGGCACATCGGTCGCCCGCTATGCGTTCGATACCGACTCGTGGGATATGTCGCGATGGGTCTCGCCGCTCGGCGCGTCCGGCCACCCCGGCAGCCCGCACTACGCCGACCAGGCCGAGACCTGGAGCGCCGTGCGAATGCACCCGATGCCCTACTCCCGCGAGGCAGTCGACGACGACGCAGTCACGACCCAGCGGCTGGAGCCGGCGTAG
- a CDS encoding FxLYD domain-containing protein, producing the protein MIDTMRQSLLRAILLLCTVLLVACGTHAGDSATRLPGAGMQTAGSEAVAGTKTPPTGATKVGSTDATGVPAPPQPTGIAISATSVPTAISGPEGTGTLTAPAPTSTLPPATGSLRIRQWGYSQSEAYTEVSWGFLISNQDRASAVLDTAYVLTFVDDTGQTIKVDEGYIDIIMPDAEIGVGGSTFLPQDAIARSMRVDLRPGRLAQPPIRPAIAVENIAYFERSLFPIATGVVSAVFDRPVEDVRVYAVGFDRNDAIVGGGSVFLPFILPGQPIGVEVSISGAGQPSRIELYPVITSATVHADEMALLNPRPAAVTIEKQGWGAVAASGEIGWAFLLQNPSDTLAAEPVFYQVTAWSADGRVLATNTSAIPVLLPGELLGVGGSVFAPDGVAPDRVDIQILDPSWEKLNATAGMLPVSNVQLVPDVLTPRATGVVTNGLDVDLGSVAVFAVGYDASGAIIGGGLATIETLPARGEATVDVALAVGGEPARVELYAALSSSSQIP; encoded by the coding sequence ATGATCGACACCATGCGCCAGTCTCTGCTGCGCGCCATCCTGTTGTTATGCACGGTATTGCTTGTCGCTTGCGGCACGCATGCCGGCGATAGCGCGACCCGCCTCCCGGGGGCCGGGATGCAGACGGCGGGCAGCGAAGCGGTGGCCGGCACGAAGACGCCGCCAACCGGGGCTACCAAAGTCGGGTCCACGGACGCCACCGGGGTTCCGGCTCCGCCGCAGCCGACAGGTATCGCGATCTCGGCTACCAGCGTGCCGACAGCCATTTCCGGCCCGGAGGGAACCGGGACGCTGACCGCGCCAGCGCCAACCTCGACACTGCCACCCGCCACCGGTTCGCTGCGCATCCGCCAATGGGGATACAGCCAGTCCGAGGCATACACCGAGGTGAGCTGGGGCTTTCTCATCTCAAATCAGGACCGCGCCAGCGCCGTGCTGGACACTGCCTATGTCCTGACCTTTGTCGACGACACCGGCCAGACGATCAAGGTCGACGAGGGGTATATCGACATCATCATGCCCGACGCTGAGATCGGCGTTGGCGGATCAACCTTCCTGCCCCAGGACGCCATTGCTCGATCGATGCGAGTCGATCTCCGCCCCGGCCGCCTGGCGCAACCGCCGATCCGGCCGGCGATTGCCGTCGAGAATATCGCCTATTTCGAGCGGTCGCTCTTCCCGATCGCGACGGGCGTCGTCAGCGCCGTGTTCGATCGGCCGGTCGAAGATGTCAGGGTCTATGCGGTCGGGTTCGACCGCAACGATGCGATCGTTGGCGGCGGCTCCGTCTTCCTGCCCTTCATCCTCCCCGGTCAGCCGATCGGCGTCGAGGTGTCGATCTCCGGCGCCGGCCAGCCGTCTCGCATCGAGCTCTACCCGGTCATCACATCCGCGACAGTCCACGCCGACGAGATGGCGCTCCTCAACCCACGGCCGGCGGCTGTCACGATCGAGAAGCAGGGCTGGGGAGCCGTGGCAGCCAGCGGCGAGATCGGCTGGGCGTTCCTGCTCCAGAACCCGAGCGACACACTGGCAGCCGAGCCGGTCTTCTATCAGGTGACAGCCTGGTCGGCCGATGGCCGGGTCCTGGCAACGAACACGTCCGCGATCCCGGTCCTGCTGCCCGGAGAGCTACTGGGCGTCGGCGGCTCGGTCTTTGCGCCGGACGGCGTCGCGCCCGATCGCGTCGATATCCAGATTCTCGACCCCTCGTGGGAGAAGCTGAACGCCACGGCCGGCATGCTGCCAGTCAGCAATGTCCAGCTCGTGCCAGACGTACTCACTCCCCGCGCGACCGGTGTGGTGACCAACGGCCTCGATGTCGATCTCGGCTCCGTCGCGGTGTTCGCGGTTGGTTATGATGCTAGTGGCGCGATCATCGGCGGCGGGCTTGCGACAATCGAGACGTTGCCCGCGCGCGGTGAGGCGACGGTTGATGTGGCGCTTGCGGTTGGCGGCGAGCCGGCGCGTGTCGAGCTGTACGCGGCCCTGAGCTCCTCCAGCCAGATTCCCTGA